Below is a genomic region from Helianthus annuus cultivar XRQ/B chromosome 2, HanXRQr2.0-SUNRISE, whole genome shotgun sequence.
CTCATCCCGAAGCGGAACGATCCCGGTGACCTTCATGACTATCGACCCATTAGTCTTATTGGGTGTATTAACAAGATAGTGTCAAAAGTTCTTGTTAATAGATTAAAACCGATCATTCAAAACCTAGTTTCGGAGGAACAAACTGCCTTTTGTCCGGTAGAAGCATATTAGATGGGGTATTGATTCTGAACGAGGTTATTCCATGGTTAAAAAAACATAAGAAGGAAGGGATGATTTTTAAGGTTGATATAGAGAAAGCGTATGATTCGTTGAGTTGGGACTTCATCGACTCGATGCTTTCTCAAATGCACTTCCCGCTAAAATGGAGAAAGTGGGTTATGGCTATTGTGACGTCGGCTCGAGCGTCGGTTCTAGTTAATGGTTCCCCGACTCAAGAGTTCTCCTGTCATAGAGGGTTAAGGCAAGGGGACCCTTTATCCCCTTTCCTTTTCGTCCTAGCTATGGAGGCTTTGACCGGGGTTATGAAGAAGGCTTGCTCGGTTGGAATTTTTCAAGGTCTTTCCATCTCACCTAACGGTCCACCTTTATCGTACTTTCTCTATGCCGATGACGTTATCTTCATTGGTGAATGGTCTTTCAATAATGTGTTAAACTTAAATGACTGCTAAGGTGTTTCTACCTAGTGTCAGGGCTTAGGGTGAACCTAAAAAAGAGCAATCTTTATGGGGTCGGGGTGGAGGATACTCATGTGCAACTTATGGCGGACGTATTGGGTTGCACTAGGGGTGTCTTCCCGTTTAAATATCTTGGGCTTCAAGTCGGGGCGAATATGAACTTGATTAAAAATTGGGATCCGGTAGTAGAGACCTTTAGGAAACGGTTATCATTGTGGAAGGCTAATACGCTGTCCTTTGGGGGGCGTATTACTTTGATTCGGTCTGTTTTAAACGCATTACCTACGTACTACTTCTCCCTGTACAAGGCCCCGGTTAGTGTAATTAACAAGTTGGAGAAGATGCGTAGGGATTTTCTTTGGGGGGCGACTCCGGAGAAAGATAAGATGAAATGGGTTTCGTGGAAAAGCACAATGACTCCTAAGGATTTAGACGGGATGGGATTTGGATCGCTTCAAATGGCAAACTTGGCAATGCTCTCAAAATGGTGATGGCGATTCAAGACTGATGGAGGTAGGTTATAGAGGAGGGTTATATGGGCAATACATAGCCACTCGAGGTCGTGGAGTTTTATTCCCGGAAGGTTGTCACTTCCGGGTCCTTGGAAACAGATTCATAACATCTCAAATGATTATGGGGCGTTGGGTGTTGATTTGGCAACATTATTTCGAGCACTACCCGGTTGTCAAAAGGAGTTTAGCTTCTGGAAAGACAGATGGATTTTTGAAGAGCCGTTAAGTGCAAAGTTTCCTCGATTGTTTGAATTGGAAAGAAATAAAAATGCCTTGATTAATGAGAGAGTGGCTGAACCGTATGGCTCTGTGATTTTCTGCGCAGACTGGATCAGAGCCCCTAGTAGCGCTGAAAAATGCACTGATCTTGCTGAACTCAATATGGCGGTACATAATTATGCCTTCAAGGATGGGGCGGACCGATGGGGGTGGGCTTTGGAGGCTAGTGGCGAGTTTTCGGTTAGTAGCATTCGAAACAAAACTGAAAGTTTGTATTTTTCTAACCTGGGACTGGAGTTCGAATGGAATAATTGGACTCCAATTAAAGTTAATTTTTTGATTTGGAGAATCATCCAAGATAAAGTCCCCACGATATCGGCCCTCGCAAGAAGAAATGTGTATGTTCCGAATGACCGATGCAAACTGTGTAATGAAGAGGAGGAATCAATGCTGCATTTGTTCGGCTCGTGTTGTGTCACGGACCAGATCTGGGAGTTTGTAGCTGACTGGTGTAGGATACGTCCCATCTTCGTGTTAGATCTTAAAGATGTGGCTAGCATTCACAAAAGGAACAGAGGTTCAAGCAAGTGGAAGAAGGTGGTCTACTTGGTTATACAAACTACACTTTGGGTGATCTGGAAACACCGAAACGAGGCAGTGTTTAATGCGAAACAGATTAACGTGACACGGATCATGGAGGATATCAGGCTTTATGGGTTCCTGTGGCTGAAAAATCGAGGGAAAGCGGTAGCGCTTACCTAGGAGAACTGGTGCACATTTAATTTAAATTGTATGAGAGTATGACTGTATGGCTTTTGGTGTATGGTGAATCTTTGGGTGTGACTTTCTGTTAACAGTTGGTTGACAGAACtgtataaataaaatttgttgatctttcaaaaaaaaatagaatttatAAAGAGTTTAATTTTAATTACTAACAAGTTCGTTTCAATTTTTGTTTCGAAACGGTAGATGAGTTAATTCTCAATCATGGCTAGAGGTTTTCACCTTTAAATCATTAATTTCCATTCATTTACAGCTTCCATAAAAATTTGAAGTGACAGTTATAAATTTGATTCATTGATCCAAAATACGTGGGTCGGATATGTCAACTTAAGTTGTTCAATGAATTTTCATTCATATAAGTTAATACTAGTTTAAgatcccgtgtattacacgggtcgtATAAAGAAAATACTTCTTATAAATCTATTTATTTGATAAATTACACATAAATATAGATGCTACTATACTCGCAATTGGTTCCCGTATTACGATTATTAACAGATTTTAACACCCCATACTCTTTAACACGAAGTTGCTTCTCATTAACAAATAATTAAGAAAAAATTACAGAtcattttatataatatattttactttAAACAACTTGATTCCTTTGCCAAAATTTATCAGATCAATAACATCAAAAATATGGATGAAGCACAGACCAATCAGATTAATAAAAATCAACCAACTATCACATATTAAAAaaaccaaccatcacacatttGTAGATAATAACCATCAACTAATTGTCATATTATAACCTTAATCATTATTACTTTTTGAATCTTGCAAGCTTCTCACCAGAATTGGTATCCTAAATGCATTGAGGGTAAACTTGTCATTCTACTAAAAAAAATCTGCAATAAACATTTGTCTGTATTTTTGTGGAGAATAATCT
It encodes:
- the LOC110896868 gene encoding uncharacterized protein LOC110896868, with amino-acid sequence MEIHNISNDYGALGVDLATLFRALPGCQKEFSFWKDRWIFEEPLSAKFPRLFELERNKNALINERVAEPYGSVIFCADWIRAPSSAEKCTDLAELNMAVHNYAFKDGADRWGWALEASGEFSVSSIRNKTESLYFSNLGLEFEWNNWTPIKVNFLIWRIIQDKVPTISALARRNVYVPNDRCKLCNEEEESMLHLFGSCCVTDQIWEFVADWCRIRPIFVLDLKDVASIHKRNRGSSKWKKVVYLVIQTTLWVIWKHRNEAVFNAKQINVTRIMEDIRLYGFLWLKNRGKAVALT